DNA sequence from the Micromonas commoda chromosome 7, complete sequence genome:
aCGACGCTCAAGACGGACGACCTCGTGACCGCCGGGTCGATCAACATCGAGAccaacgccgcgctcaccgcgctgtCGTTCCCGGCGCTCACCGGGTTCGCCGGCACGAGCGACCCGGACAGCGTCCTTGAACTCGAGGTCCTGaagacgagcgccgcgctggtgaaCGCGACGTTCCCGgtgctcgccaccgcgtcgaacgTCACGTGCGAAGctcccggcggcgtggtgTGCGATTTACGATCGGTGACGCATCTGACGGGGGCGCTTCGCGTTCGAAATGCCAACCTCGCAGCACTGAAGAACGTGTCCGGGGACGCGTACTTCGACGaacacgacggcgcgaccgtcgccgcggagaagctgGAGCACGTCGGGGGCGATCTCACGCTCATGCTCAGCAAAGACGCGAAGGAGGTCAAGCTGCCAAAGCTGGCCAAGGTTGACGGGAAGGTCCTGGTGGACGAGTactcggcgggcggggcgaacACGGCGTTGACGGCGCTGAGCTTCCCGGCGTTGACGGACGTCGGGGGTTCGTTCAGGGTGGAGAGCCTGGACGGCCTGGCGGTGTTGCGATGCGAGGAGCTTAGGaacatcggcggcgcgctcgaactCCGGCTGCTCCCCGCGCTCAAGTCTGCGTACTTTCAGAGGGTGGAAAAAGTCAAGAGCGtgtccatcggcggcgactttAAGGATGCCGAGGTGCACGTGCCGTGCGTCGCGGGTGGGCTCCTGGGCCTCACCACGTCATCGGGTCAAAACAACGTCAACGCGGTGCCGACGGACAGAGTGACGTGGAAGTGGCCCGACGGTTGTTCGCACGCGCccgtggcggcgccggacccgtcgccgccgtcgacgccgacgccgccgaagagcggagcgcgcgcggcggtggcgacgggtCGGTTCGCGATCATCCTGCCCGCGTTGGCGTGGGGGGTGCGGTTGCGATAACTCGGGCAACTCGGTTGCGATGACTCATCGGTTCACGCGCGTTTATCTTAAGTGTTATGTAGAGTACCATATATCCTATGAAACAacgtccgtcgtcgtctcgacggcgcgcgacaGACGGGGACGAAACAATCGATCAATGCGTACGTAtacacggcgacgcgaacgcggggggggcagccgcctcgcgcggggcgccccCCCCCCTTGGAGACGGATGAGAGTCGCTCAACCGCCTCGCTCACCTCGCAGGGTTGGGGGACTGCAACTCGAGTTTCCCAGCCCTATAATCCGCGAGTAAggtcgcgatggcgtccttCGTGACGTCCTTGGACTCCAGCTTGACGtacccgcccacgccgaggtCCAGGAGGACCAGCTGGGGAActccggaggcggcgcggccgagccCGCACAGCTTTCGGAGCTGCGCGCCGATACCGCCGCCAGTCTCGGTGACTGTCATGAACAACGTGGATCGCTCATCCTcgcccctcgcctcctccgcctccttgacgtccttcgcgacggcggtgattGCGGCGGTGAGATCGTCCCAGTCGTCGCCGCATTCCTCCATCAGGAGCACGACGGCGGTGGTGTCGTTGATTCCCTCGcagtcctcgtcgacgtcggtgaCGAGCTTGGGCCTCCACGGAAACTCTTCGCACGCGGGGTCGGACATcaccgacccgcgcgcgttgggGTTGATCATCTTCAACTCGGAAGTCAGCATGACGAAGTGGGGGATGCCCTGGACGCCGAAGTACTCGTTGAGCGCGTCCCGGcgcttctcgtcgtcgaagggcACGGCGAGCCACGGCATCGATCCAAAGTACTCCTTAAACCCGGCCTCGTCCCTGTCGCCCGACACGAAGATCACCTCGAAGGGCTTCGTCTGGTCGCCGAGCATCTTGTCGTACGCCTCGATGAGCTTCGGGGTGAACTGGCGGCACGGGCCGCACCAGTGCGCGGAAAAGTACACGCCGACGTTGGCTCCGGATttggcgatggacgcgagagAAACTTCGGAGCCGTCGGCTCGAACGAACGATTCGcccagcgcctcggcgagggtgggCGGGGTCCACGGGAACGCCTCCGGGTCCTTCATGACGGCGGAACGGCCGTCCTTGGTgatgacgtcgccgttctcgtcgaggatgacgagggtGGGAATGCCCTGCACCTTGTACTTGGCGCTGAGCTTATTCTTCAGATCGCGATTGGCGAACGGCATCGCGAGCCAGGGTTGCTCGCCGTGGTactccgcgaacgacgcctcgtccctgtcggaggaggcgaagacgACCTCGAAGTTCTTACCCCTGGACTTGAGCTCCTTGTAGATCTCCCCGAAGATCGGGGTGAACTGGCGGCACGGAGGGCACCTGCGGGAACGAAGCgaggggcgggcgcggtggtgagcCGATCGGAGATttgggcgcgggtgccgagcgATGTTGACACGATGCGGGGGTGACGACAGGCGCGCGCCACGGAggcgggggggggggggTACGCACCAGTGCGCGGAGAAGTACACGCCGACGATCTTGTCCTTGAGGGCATCCTCGGTTTTCACCTCGGATCccccctcggcgacgagcgtgtCGCCGAATAGCGCGGGCGCCCACGAAGCCAtgccgcggaggtgacgaTTGGGGTGCGTGCCGCTGTTGCAGACTCCTCTGGGagaggagggcgcgccgtgcgagagcgcgtcgagggccgGGCGGGAGATTCGCCGAGCGAGTGATGCGAGCGTGATGGTCACGCGGGAGGTCCTTCCGGGGAACGGAGGGACGGGTGTCGCGTGTGTGGTGGCGCGGAGCAATGAGGTCTCGCGCGAGATCTTTTCGGTTTTGTCAGAGCTCGGTCGACACGCCGACACGTGACAAACTCGACACGCTGGTGATTTCCTGGCTGCTGGCCCAACCGAGAGACTGCAACGCAGCTGGAATCGATCTCGAAACCCGAAATGGCGCGTTCAAATGCCAAAAAGAGATTCGCGCGTTGACATAGCATGGGAGGACAGGGAAGcaagccgagctcgccgcgggccggGAGCCCGAAGGctgccccgccgccgcgggaacccgtcgcctccgatcccgtccccgtcgcgcccccgacgcccggcacgtcccccgcgcccgagcagGAACCCGCACCCcccgaggcgcgggcggtgcgcgccgtcgatccgCGGTGGGCGAAGGTCTCGGCACGGTTCGCCGAGATTTCCGATcggctcgacgcgatcgagagGCGCgtgcccgcccccgcgggtcccggcgcgcccatccccgcgggcgctCCCGAGacctcccgccgcgacgatacctgcgacgccgcgcgtcgcatcctcgcggacctcgtggattcgcgcggcgcgccgccgggatgCGCTCGCTTCGTGCGGGTGCCGGCCAACTACTACGACGAGCCGCTCGAGTTTCGTCGGCGATgcgtgggcggcgccaccgTGGACCACATGTGCAAGACGATCGTGATGGAGAACACGCGATGCGTCAACGACGActgcgcggacgcgttcaaCTCCCGGTGGTACCTCGTCGTGGTCCAGTACACCGCCAAGCTGAACCAGCAAAAGCTGGAGAAGTTTCTGCACGAGCTCAACAACGTCGACGGGAGAAGGTGCGGCAAGAAGAACTTCAACATGAggctcgccaaggaggaggacagcGAGCGGCTGACGGGGTACGTCAAGGGCGCGGTGTGCCCGTTCGGATGCGCGGAGAAGCGGATGCCAGTCATACTCAGCGACaagatcgtcgcgctcgagccccaAACGTTTtggctcggcgcgggtgagaTTGACTTGAAGGTTgggatgagcgcggcggactttgtggcgcgcgccgagccgcaCGTGACGGACATCACGTACTGATTCACGCGCGAGTGTGGTGTAATGTTCAGATTAAAGCCGCGTTAACATctctcgcgtcgacgacgcgcgaaccCCCGCCGTGGAGTCGTCAGTCGGCGAGTCGCCACATTTGTTTCACGTGTTTCGTGTCGGGGGGTCCCGGTTGCCGAGGAGTGGTGCCGCGCTGGGCGAAAAAGGGGATCctgctccaccgcgcgcagctgtcgcgggggcgggcttACTTGacgccgagcagctcgacCTCGAAGATGAGGGTGGACGCCGGGGGAATGACCGGCGGGaaaccgcgctcgccgtacGCGTAGTCAGGGGTGCACGTCAGCTTGGCAACCTGCCCGACGGACATTCTCGCCATCCCCTCGTCCCATCCCTTGATGACctggccgacgccgatggtGAACTGGAAGGGTTGGCCGCGGTCCTTGGAGCTGTCGAACTTGGAGCCGTTCGTGAGGGTACCTGcgttcgcggtggacgcgggatcgtcgacggcgcgtcaGATTCGGGtcgaacccggcgcgggaaggcgggaggcgacgcgccgcggagggatTAGTAAGCGCTCATCCCCCCGTGCGCGGGTTTGACTTTTTCGCGGGAGGCGTCGCGTTGCGCACCGGTGTAGTGGGCGGTGACGACCTGACCGGGCTTGGGGAAtgtcacgccgtcgcccggctTGAGGGTCTCGATGTCTACGCCCATCTTCGAAAGCGTGCGTGCGTCCGTGCGTGCGTGCGGGGCGAGTCGGAGGAGTGCTGATCCGCGCTACGTTGTCCGACCTTTTAACGGGAGTGAAGGGACGGACAGCTGTGATGAGAAGTTCGGCCCGCCATCGGCACCTCTCCCGGTCCTCTCCCACGCAAGTGGATCGGCCGAATTTTTTTTTCCATCGTCTCGGAGGAGCCGAACCGGGCCTTGCGGCACATCGGGGCGCGGTCTCGCGCGCATCGGAGGCGGCCGGAGGCGCATCGACATCCGCGtggtccaccgcgcgcgcgtctccaatcgcgcgcgggatcgagcGCTCTCTTCGGGGACTACCGCCGGTCGTAACCCGGGCGTGTTCGAACCGCGCGACGGTTGATTGGACCGATAATTCCCCGTGTTGACTGACTTCCGGGCGGTGGGAAttgcgcgcggacgaggaggacgggagcggacacgacggcgtccgcgcggtccCTTTCCGTCGGCGAGTCCGTGAGTCGATACGCGCGCTCCATCCATGGGTTTCTTTCGCAGCAGGAAGCCCAAGGCTGACGACCGctgggcgtcgggcgcgttcgccgaaacgtccggcgacggcggcatcggGGAGACGTCCCTCACGGTCGCGGTGAGGTCCAGGCCGCTGCTCCCggacgagcggcgacggggcgaccgccgcgacatcgtccgcgtcctcgacgacaagcacatcgtcgtcctcgacccggacgacgagaagaaCTACCTGGACGAGCGCACGCACAGGACCAAGGAACGGCGGTACACCTTCGACAAGGCTTTcggctcgtccgcgtccaacCGGGACGTGTACCAAAAAACCGCTCGCGCGCTCATCTCCGGCGTGCTCAACGGCCAGAACGGCACCGTGTTCGCGTACGGCGCCACGGGCAGCGGCAAGACGTACACGATGATCGGCACGCGGAACGACCCGGGGATGATGCCGCTCTCGCTGATGGACATATTCGACGCCATCCGGTCCATGTCTGGCGAATACACCTTCGAGGTGACGTGCTCCTACCTGGAGGTGTACAACGAGCTCATATACGACCTATTGGTGAACaactcgccgtcgctggACCTCCGCGAGGACCCGGAGCGAGGGGCGACCGTGCCGGGTTTGAGGCGGATATCGGTGACAAACGCGGATAACGTGTTGGACGTTCTGAGAGAGGGCAACGCGAGACGAAAGACGGAGCCCACCGAGGCCAACGCCGTTTCCTCGCGATCGCACGCGGTGATGGAGATTAACGTCCGGCGGTTCAGCCGCGTGCATCCCACAGCAGAaagtgcggcggcgggaggaggaggagcgggtTCGGGAGGTGGAGGTGGGGGCGGGGGCAGGATGGAGGTGCTGACGGGGAGGTTGTccctcgtcgacctcgccggcTCGGAGCGAGCGTCGGAGACGAAAAACGAGGGCAGCAAGCTCAGGGACGGCGCGAACATCAACCGGTCGTTACTGGCGCTCGCGAACTGCATCAACGCGTTGGGGAAGAAACAgcagggcgcgggggtgtacGTCCCGTTCAGGAACTCTAAGCTCACCAGGCTGCTGAAAGACGGGCTCGTCGGTAACTCGAGGACCGCGATGGTGGCCAACGTGTCGTGCGGCAACGACCAGTACAACCACACGATCAACACGTTAAAGTACGCGGACAGGGCGAAAGAGATCAAGACGAACGTGCGAACCAACGTCGTGCACGTGGCGACGCACCCGGGAGAGGCGCAACGCGTCATCGAGCAGCTGCAGGACGAGGTGGCGGGTCTTAAAagggagctcaaggcggcgagatccgggggtggcgcgccgaggctctcgTTCTTCGGCGGGGGCAAAACAAAAACcggagccgcgccgccggccgccaAACACGCGGGGGAACACCCGCACcacccggcgccggccgccccgaacgacgacgccgcgaacgaaaactccaccccggcgacgaccgtgGCGACGACCGACCGCGAGGGTCCAAACGAGGGGATTCCCCCGCAAGCGCCGATTTCGAACCCGTCGGCgattgacgacgccggggttcGAACCGAGGACGTCTTTGACGATCGGTGGCTGGAGAAGCTCAGCGTCGACGTTCACGAAAACACCGAGGAGAGGATCAACCTGCAGCGCGCGCtgttcgagctcgaggacgtcgccatcCAGAGCCGGTgcgagctcgcgtccgtcgaggaCAGGCTCGTGGAGCTGGAGatgacgggcgccgcgcaaATCCCAGGGTCGCGTGACAAATCCGAGGCGGAGTCGCTTCGCGATCGTCGCAGGCGACTGGCGGATGGTCTGCGCGAGGgggagaacgcggcgcgacgggaccgcgccgccatggacgcCAACGAGGGCAAGAGGCGGGAGATCCAGTCGAggatcgatcgcgccgcggaggcgcgcgaatCCCGCAACGGGGGCAAGCTCCCCGCGTTTTTGCGCATCCTCTCCCAGTACCGGACGCGGGGCGTGTCGTCGATGGAGGCGCATTTTCagctcgccgtccgcgacggcgtcctcgccgatcaacgcgacgtcatcggctGCATGTGGCgcatgctcgccgcggccggggtgagccgcgagcgcgcggtggaggcggcgaagcgcgagggagtcttcgccgcgtacgacggGTGCGAGCTAAACCTGGGCGAGGATAATAACGGATGGTCGACGTACTCGCTGGAGCGGGAGACGGTGgtcggggcgagggcggcggcgcggctcgcgttCTGGCAGAGctacggcgccgtcgacgacctcaGCGTCGGCACGGGCAAGCACCCGCACGtgcccgccccggcgtctGAGCACCACCACCATCATCAGCATCAGGGTCATCAGCATCAGTCGAATCATCCGCAACATCATCCGCGGGACCATCAGCGGGAGCATCAAACTCGGGAGCATCAAACTCGGGAGCCGCCGAAgcggggaggcgcggacccggatcccaccgcggcgctcctcgccgccgccgccgcgacgctcgccaagtccccgcgcgcggccgtccCCGATCCCGCCCCAATGGCTCATCCGACACAGCtgtcgccgcgcgaccgatcggcgcgagcggcgctcgccaagcttcgcgaccgcggcggctccggccgGCGAAAATCCGTCGAGTCCATACAGTACTCGGAGGGATCCAGGCCTGTTTCGTCGTCGGGGGTCAGCGCCAGCCAGGTGTCTGACTCGGCGTACTCCGGCCAGACGTCGCGGAACCTGTCCGCGCGAGGGGACACGGCTGGCAGGGtggacacagctggcgccgcGCAGGTTCAGACGGCGTACGCGAGGGTggacaaggaggaggaggttcgCGCTGGTTTCATACCCACGCAGGGCAaacggggcgcgccgcccatcgcggctTCCGCGTACAAGACCCTGGCCGtcggcgggacgcgcgcgagcctggGGTCGcggcccgcgagcggcggcggcggcggcggcggcggggcggggggagGCGGGGCTGGTGGCGGGAGGCGGCTCGCCGGCAGGttgaggtcgccgccgcagccgacgGAGCGAGCGTTTGGGATGGTTGACGCCGGACCGAAACCGGAGACACCGGTGGCGTACGTCATGCGACCGTGATGTAGCCAGACACCACTGAGATTACACGCAAACGGATAGGCCCGGGATCACGTCCCTCCCTTGGCGTCTTGTGAAAAATACCCGAAAAAGGACCAGAAACGATTCCCGGCCAGGTGATTCCGTTTCCTGCTGACGCGGAAAGGGTCGTCCTCCAACTTTCAGAGATCCCCTTTTGTGCCTTGAACCATCGTTTTAGGGTCTCGTTTCGCCCGATGAACTTTCTCCCGCGCAAAGGAGGCTCGTCGGAGGCCGGTGGATGAGCTTAATCTCCGATCGGAGAGATTCTGTGACT
Encoded proteins:
- a CDS encoding predicted protein, whose translation is MGFFRSRKPKADDRWASGAFAETSGDGGIGETSLTVAVRSRPLLPDERRRGDRRDIVRVLDDKHIVVLDPDDEKNYLDERTHRTKERRYTFDKAFGSSASNRDVYQKTARALISGVLNGQNGTVFAYGATGSGKTYTMIGTRNDPGMMPLSLMDIFDAIRSMSGEYTFEVTCSYLEVYNELIYDLLVNNSPSLDLREDPERGATVPGLRRISVTNADNVLDVLREGNARRKTEPTEANAVSSRSHAVMEINVRRFSRVLTGRLSLVDLAGSERASETKNEGSKLRDGANINRSLLALANCINALGKKQQGAGVYVPFRNSKLTRLLKDGLVGNSRTAMVANVSCGNDQYNHTINTLKYADRAKEIKTNVRTNVVHVATHPGEAQRVIEQLQDEVAGLKRELKAARSGAPISNPSAIDDAGVRTEDVFDDRWLEKLSVDVHENTEERINLQRALFELEDVAIQSRCELASVEDRLVELEMTGAAQIPGSRDKSEAESLRDRRRRLADGLREGENAARRDRAAMDANEGKRREIQSRIDRAAEARESRNGGKLPAFLRILSQYRTRGVSSMEAHFQLAVRDGVLADQRDVIGCMWRMLAAAGVSRERAVEAAKREGV
- a CDS encoding predicted protein, encoding MGGQGSKPSSPRAGSPKAAPPPREPVASDPVPVAPPTPGTSPAPEQEPAPPEARAVRAVDPRWAKVSARFAEISDRLDAIERRVPAPAGPGAPIPAGAPETSRRDDTCDAARRILADLVDSRGAPPGCARFVRVPANYYDEPLEFRRRCVGGATVDHMCKTIVMENTRCVNDDCADAFNSRWYLVVVQYTAKLNQQKLEKFLHELNNVDGRRCGKKNFNMRLAKEEDSERLTGYVKGAVCPFGCAEKRMPVILSDKIVALEPQTFWLGAGEIDLKVGMSAADFVARAEPHVTDITY
- a CDS encoding hypothetical protein (expressed; uncharacterized protein), with protein sequence MARSSTPRAATTVAVVAFVALAFAPLAVDGATPPLCKCPASSGACTAAQLLRSSDGTTACGAVDANGKLDASVVLDSTAQATSLDLTGVKTLTGYLRLSATPVTTLKTDDLVTAGSINIETNAALTALSFPALTGFAGTSDPDSVLELEVLKTSAALVNATFPVLATASNVTCEAPGGVVCDLRSVTHLTGALRVRNANLAALKNVSGDAYFDEHDGATVAAEKLEHVGGDLTLMLSKDAKEVKLPKLAKVDGKVLVDEYSAGGANTALTALSFPALTDVGGSFRVESLDGLAVLRCEELRNIGGALELRLLPALKSAYFQRVEKVKSVSIGGDFKDAEVHVPCVAGGLLGLTTSSGQNNVNAVPTDRVTWKWPDGCSHAPVAAPDPSPPSTPTPPKSGARAAVATGRFAIILPALAWGVRLR
- the TRX_2 gene encoding thioredoxin (cytosolic Trx); this encodes MASWAPALFGDTLVAEGGSEVKTEDALKDKIVGVYFSAHWCPPCRQFTPIFGEIYKELKSRGKNFEVVFASSDRDEASFAEYHGEQPWLAMPFANRDLKNKLSAKYKVQGIPTLVILDENGDVITKDGRSAVMKDPEAFPWTPPTLAEALGESFVRADGSEVSLASIAKSGANVGVYFSAHWCGPCRQFTPKLIEAYDKMLGDQTKPFEVIFVSGDRDEAGFKEYFGSMPWLAVPFDDEKRRDALNEYFGVQGIPHFVMLTSELKMINPNARGSVMSDPACEEFPWRPKLVTDVDEDCEGINDTTAVVLLMEECGDDWDDLTAAITAVAKDVKEAEEARGEDERSTLFMTVTETGGGIGAQLRKLCGLGRAASGVPQLVLLDLGVGGYVKLESKDVTKDAIATLLADYRAGKLELQSPNPAR
- a CDS encoding predicted protein translates to MGVDIETLKPGDGVTFPKPGQVVTAHYTGTLTNGSKFDSSKDRGQPFQFTIGVGQVIKGWDEGMARMSVGQVAKLTCTPDYAYGERGFPPVIPPASTLIFEVELLGVK